From a single Nostoc sp. MS1 genomic region:
- a CDS encoding aspartate aminotransferase family protein, with the protein MQLNHNGVHSEGHSFVLSQRCPSQDSVESDSPGNRVLSVPGPASSYYLERQQARESNARSYPRRIRIAISEAQEIYIKDADGNVYFDCLAGAGTLALGHNHPVVIEAMRKVLDTGLPLHTLDLTTPVKDKFVEELFASLPAEFAQNARIQFCGPSGADAVEAAIKLVKTATGRRSVLSFHGGYHGMTHGALSLTGNLNPKQAVTGLMADVHFLPYPYHYRCPFGLGGEAGHVISSRYIESILDDPESGIVKAAAMILEVVQGEGGVIPAPDDWLREIRRITRDRQIPLIVDEIQTGLGRTGKLYAFEHSGIVPDVLLLSKAIGGSLPLSVVLYNKELDKWSPGAHAGTFRGNQMAMAAGTATIQYILENSLTEHAATMGDRLLKHLHQIQCETYCIGEVRGRGLMVGVEIINPQAPADRRGKYPALPQLASCIQAECLRRGLIVELGGRFGSVVRFLPPLIVTATQIDSISEIFAAALQAAEKQVLSVLSQVG; encoded by the coding sequence ATGCAACTCAATCACAATGGCGTACATTCTGAAGGCCACTCTTTCGTGCTGTCGCAGAGATGTCCATCGCAGGATAGTGTAGAGTCTGATTCCCCTGGTAATCGTGTGCTTTCTGTACCTGGCCCGGCATCAAGTTACTATTTAGAGCGCCAGCAAGCACGAGAGTCTAACGCCAGAAGCTATCCGCGACGGATTCGGATTGCAATTAGCGAGGCTCAAGAGATTTACATCAAAGATGCAGACGGCAATGTATATTTTGATTGTCTAGCGGGTGCAGGCACTTTAGCGTTAGGACACAATCACCCAGTGGTGATAGAAGCTATGCGAAAGGTGTTGGATACGGGTTTACCTTTGCATACTCTAGATTTGACTACCCCAGTTAAAGATAAGTTTGTGGAAGAACTGTTTGCCAGTTTACCTGCGGAATTTGCCCAAAATGCCAGGATTCAATTTTGCGGCCCTTCGGGAGCGGATGCGGTAGAAGCGGCGATAAAATTGGTGAAAACTGCTACGGGTAGGCGCAGTGTATTGTCCTTTCATGGCGGATATCATGGGATGACACACGGTGCGTTGAGTTTAACTGGTAATCTCAATCCCAAACAAGCGGTGACAGGGTTAATGGCAGATGTCCACTTTTTGCCTTATCCCTATCATTATCGTTGTCCCTTTGGGTTGGGTGGGGAGGCTGGACACGTTATCAGTAGCCGTTATATAGAGTCGATTTTGGATGATCCTGAAAGTGGGATTGTGAAGGCGGCGGCGATGATTTTGGAGGTGGTGCAAGGGGAAGGTGGGGTAATTCCTGCACCTGATGATTGGTTGCGGGAGATACGCCGGATAACACGCGATCGCCAAATTCCCTTAATTGTCGATGAGATTCAAACAGGCTTAGGCAGAACTGGTAAACTCTACGCCTTCGAGCATTCTGGGATTGTACCGGATGTATTGTTACTTTCCAAAGCTATCGGTGGTAGTTTACCTTTATCGGTGGTTTTGTATAACAAAGAACTCGATAAATGGAGTCCAGGCGCTCATGCGGGGACGTTCCGGGGTAATCAAATGGCGATGGCGGCGGGAACGGCGACTATACAGTATATCTTGGAAAATTCTCTGACTGAACACGCGGCGACGATGGGCGATCGCTTATTGAAGCATCTGCACCAAATTCAGTGCGAAACTTACTGTATTGGCGAGGTGCGGGGACGCGGTTTGATGGTGGGTGTGGAAATTATTAATCCCCAAGCACCAGCTGATCGGCGTGGTAAGTATCCTGCACTTCCCCAGTTAGCTAGTTGTATCCAAGCTGAGTGTTTGCGGCGGGGTTTGATTGTGGAATTAGGGGGTAGATTTGGTAGTGTTGTGCGCTTTTTACCGCCTTTAATTGTGACTGCGACGCAGATTGATAGTATTAGTGAGATTTTTGCGGCGGCGTTACAGGCGGCGGAGAAGCAGGTTTTATCGGTTCTATCGCAGGTGGGTTAA
- a CDS encoding lysine N(6)-hydroxylase/L-ornithine N(5)-oxygenase family protein yields the protein MWSFNVLRSPTIFPEVDSMTNCVYDIIGIGLGPFNLGLAALLEPVTEVKSLFLEQKPKFQWHPGLLLEGTTIQVPFLADLVTMAEPSSKYSFLSYLKAKSRLYHFYFWEEFHIPRREYNDYCQWVANQLSNCYFGQQVTNISWDEEAQEFLVSGNKFTYRCLNLALGVGSVPYIPPFFRNVASENIFHSAEFIHQKANCSQAKSITVIGSGQSAAEVFYELLQAQENCSYRLEWHTRSSGFFPMEYSKLGLEHFSPDYIHYFYHLQPEQRDKLLTKQGLLYKGISFHTIAKIYDLLYERSVADNYPNVRLLSGVEVKEVEHTDKGYRLTYRHSHQDQPFIHECDRIILATGYHHAIPNFIADIRDLIQWDEKGRYKVNFDYHLFLTQDIPNRIFVQNAELHTHGIGAPDLGLGCYRNSVIINSLTGRDVYPTQQRNVFQQFGIVS from the coding sequence ATGTGGAGCTTTAATGTTCTGCGATCGCCAACTATTTTTCCAGAGGTGGACAGCATGACCAATTGCGTTTATGATATTATTGGTATTGGTCTTGGCCCGTTTAATTTAGGTTTGGCTGCACTGTTAGAACCTGTTACAGAAGTTAAGTCTTTATTCCTAGAACAGAAACCTAAATTTCAATGGCATCCAGGGTTATTGCTGGAAGGTACAACAATTCAAGTCCCATTTTTAGCTGACTTGGTAACAATGGCTGAACCTAGTAGTAAATACAGCTTTCTTAGTTACCTCAAAGCTAAATCTCGTCTCTATCATTTTTACTTTTGGGAGGAGTTTCATATTCCCAGAAGAGAGTATAATGATTACTGTCAATGGGTAGCCAATCAATTATCTAATTGTTACTTTGGACAACAAGTAACTAACATTTCCTGGGATGAGGAAGCGCAAGAATTTCTAGTTTCTGGTAACAAATTTACCTACCGTTGCCTCAATTTAGCTTTAGGCGTTGGTTCTGTTCCCTACATACCGCCTTTTTTCCGTAATGTAGCCTCAGAAAATATCTTTCACTCAGCCGAATTTATCCACCAAAAAGCCAACTGTAGTCAAGCAAAATCAATTACAGTCATCGGTTCAGGACAAAGTGCAGCCGAGGTTTTCTATGAACTTCTGCAAGCACAAGAAAACTGTAGTTATCGTCTAGAATGGCATACCCGTTCGTCTGGCTTTTTCCCAATGGAGTATTCTAAATTGGGATTAGAACATTTTTCACCAGACTACATCCATTATTTCTACCACCTGCAACCAGAACAGCGCGATAAACTCTTAACTAAACAAGGCTTACTGTACAAGGGAATTAGCTTTCACACCATCGCCAAAATATATGACTTGCTTTACGAGCGTTCCGTCGCCGATAATTACCCTAACGTCAGGTTACTGTCTGGGGTAGAGGTTAAAGAAGTAGAACACACTGACAAAGGTTATCGCCTTACCTATCGCCATTCTCATCAAGATCAACCATTTATTCACGAGTGCGATCGCATTATTTTAGCTACTGGCTACCATCACGCCATCCCTAATTTTATTGCAGATATCCGCGATTTAATCCAGTGGGATGAAAAAGGACGCTACAAGGTAAATTTTGACTATCACCTTTTCCTCACCCAAGACATCCCCAACCGTATTTTCGTTCAAAACGCTGAGTTACACACCCACGGTATAGGTGCGCCAGATTTGGGTTTAGGCTGTTATCGTAACTCTGTAATTATTAACTCTTTGACAGGACGCGACGTTTACCCCACACAACAGCGTAATGTCTTCCAGCAGTTTGGTATAGTTTCATGA
- a CDS encoding IS630 family transposase (programmed frameshift) encodes MKTYSLDFRQKIFDTYKTGGISQRQLANKFCVSLGFIEKLLKQYRETASIAPKVRTKQTPTKLNEKQMKILEEIVEAKNDATLEEIRFILKEKTGITVGISTVDRMLKRIEISLKKKTLHASEKETQRVQLLRVQFWLQIHGIPAENLVFLDEAGANLSFIRHSARSKKRKRAHGSRPQKCCKNVSIIGAIALKGVISQYSILGASDGLKFEAYISQKLVPLLWEGACVIMDNCSIHKGGDIEKLIEAAGAKLIYLPPYSPDFSPIENCWSKIKNLLRSIGARSYPDLAKAIETAFTQVSLTDIYNWFTHSCYCTSPD; translated from the exons ATGAAAACATATTCCCTCGACTTTCGCCAAAAAATATTTGATACATATAAGACAGGTGGAATATCACAACGTCAATTAGCAAACAAATTTTGTGTCAGTTTAGGTTTTATTGAGAAATTACTAAAGCAATATAGAGAAACAGCAAGCATCGCTCCTAAAGTTAGGACAAAACAAACTCCTACAAAGCTCAACGAAAAACAAATGAAGATTCTGGAAGAAATAGTTGAAGCTAAGAATGATGCCACCTTGGAAGAAATCCGTTTCATTCTCAAAGAAAAAACAGGTATAACAGTTGGTATATCTACGGTAGACAGGATGTTAAAGAGGATAGAAATCAGCCTTAA AAAAAAAACATTACACGCCTCCGAGAAAGAGACCCAAAGAGTTCAATTATTAAGAGTACAGTTCTGGCTTCAAATTCATGGGATACCAGCAGAAAACCTTGTTTTTCTTGACGAAGCCGGAGCTAATCTATCTTTCATAAGACACTCAGCTCGTTCTAAAAAACGCAAAAGAGCGCATGGATCACGACCTCAAAAATGCTGTAAAAATGTCTCCATAATTGGAGCGATTGCTCTCAAAGGCGTGATTAGTCAATATAGTATTTTAGGAGCATCTGACGGGCTGAAATTTGAGGCTTATATTTCTCAAAAATTAGTTCCTCTTCTGTGGGAAGGCGCTTGTGTAATCATGGATAATTGTTCAATTCATAAAGGTGGAGATATTGAGAAATTAATCGAAGCTGCTGGCGCTAAATTGATTTACTTACCACCATATTCCCCGGATTTTTCACCAATTGAAAACTGTTGGTCAAAAATTAAAAATTTACTCCGTTCTATTGGGGCTAGAAGCTATCCAGACTTAGCAAAAGCAATTGAAACTGCTTTTACTCAAGTCTCATTAACTGATATTTATAATTGGTTTACCCATTCTTGTTACTGTACTTCACCAGACTGA
- a CDS encoding GNAT family N-acetyltransferase: MSFSTITYSYEKLDYTINKTIAFRLVDLEKDLTLIHSWMNQTHVIPFWNLAFDLERMRQHLQTALADKHQSLYLGCLDNHPMSYWESYWTIDDIVARHYPAESTDQGIHLLIGEPAFLGKGYALPLLRAMTFFQFQNAATQKIIAEPDIRNKKMIHVFERCGFQFQKEIELPDKCGALMFCDRQLFFQRWTA, encoded by the coding sequence ATGTCGTTTAGCACGATTACTTACAGTTACGAGAAATTGGATTATACAATCAACAAAACTATTGCTTTCCGTCTGGTAGATTTAGAGAAAGATTTAACTCTGATTCATAGCTGGATGAATCAAACTCATGTAATTCCTTTTTGGAATTTGGCATTTGATTTGGAACGAATGCGGCAACATTTACAAACAGCTTTAGCAGATAAGCACCAAAGTTTATATCTCGGCTGTTTGGATAATCACCCCATGAGTTATTGGGAATCTTACTGGACAATTGATGATATTGTCGCTCGTCATTATCCAGCAGAATCTACGGATCAAGGTATTCATCTTTTGATTGGAGAGCCAGCATTTTTAGGTAAGGGATATGCTTTACCTTTGTTACGTGCTATGACGTTTTTCCAATTTCAAAATGCTGCCACGCAAAAGATTATTGCTGAACCAGATATCCGTAATAAAAAGATGATTCATGTTTTTGAAAGATGTGGCTTTCAGTTTCAGAAAGAAATTGAATTGCCTGATAAATGTGGAGCTTTAATGTTCTGCGATCGCCAACTATTTTTCCAGAGGTGGACAGCATGA
- a CDS encoding IucA/IucC family protein, with the protein MQNLTQILQPQRWQTVSQKLLAKMLSEFMYEEIIKPEVIEQTSEYTLYHLPLPEGVAYNFQAKKRLFDSYCVIPSSIQRREVGETAPAFNPLQFVLDIHTVVGMTPETTAHLIKELSNTLLADTHIQAKKESQNIDLLNLDYPSLEGEMEGHPWITFNKGRIGFGYDDYLLHAPESKNPVSLFWIAVSGKRAQFNAIPGLDYITLIQEELGAENLTQFTAVLQTRNLNPADYYFLPVHDWQWKNIITLLFVEEIATGAIIPLGYSQDKYLPQQSIRTFANISHPQKRYVKLPLSILNTLVYRGLPGERTVIAPLVTEWVKSICDRDSFLKDECRLILPGEIATINYDHPYYSQLSGAPYQYKEMLGCLWRESVLAYTEPEEQPITLASLLHIDGNGKPFVSQLVEHSGLSLNEWLSKLFSTILPPLLHYLYRYGVVFSPHGENTILVLKDYVPHRLAMKDFVDDVNISRHPLPELENLTPPLKAILLSEPPEGLCQFIFAGLFICHHRYLSDLLADYHNYPEHTFWTKVRETILNYQSRFPEMQDRFELFNLLAPQFTKLCLNRNRLITYGYADDGDRPHAAAFGKVNNALHTVAQMITTQLA; encoded by the coding sequence ATGCAAAATCTAACTCAAATTCTCCAACCCCAACGCTGGCAAACAGTCTCTCAAAAACTCCTCGCCAAAATGCTTTCTGAGTTTATGTATGAAGAAATTATCAAACCGGAAGTTATAGAACAAACATCAGAATACACCCTCTACCACCTCCCTCTCCCAGAAGGCGTTGCCTACAACTTCCAAGCCAAAAAACGCCTATTCGATAGTTATTGTGTCATTCCCTCATCCATACAAAGACGAGAAGTTGGAGAAACAGCACCAGCCTTTAACCCCCTGCAATTCGTCCTCGATATTCACACAGTTGTCGGGATGACACCAGAAACTACAGCTCATTTAATCAAAGAACTGAGTAACACCTTACTCGCCGACACCCACATCCAAGCCAAAAAAGAAAGCCAAAATATCGACTTACTCAACTTAGACTACCCCTCATTAGAAGGGGAAATGGAAGGACATCCTTGGATAACCTTCAATAAAGGACGCATCGGTTTCGGCTATGATGATTACCTCCTCCACGCACCCGAAAGTAAAAACCCAGTTTCCCTATTTTGGATTGCGGTAAGTGGGAAACGCGCACAATTTAACGCCATCCCAGGATTAGATTACATTACCCTCATCCAAGAGGAGTTAGGCGCAGAAAATCTCACTCAATTTACAGCCGTCTTACAAACACGCAATCTCAACCCCGCCGATTACTACTTCCTTCCCGTTCATGATTGGCAGTGGAAAAATATCATTACACTGTTGTTTGTGGAAGAAATAGCCACAGGTGCAATTATCCCTCTAGGCTACAGCCAGGATAAATATTTACCTCAACAATCGATTCGCACCTTTGCTAATATCAGCCATCCACAAAAAAGATATGTCAAGTTACCCTTGAGTATTTTGAATACTTTAGTTTATCGTGGTTTACCTGGGGAAAGAACTGTGATTGCACCCCTTGTCACGGAGTGGGTGAAGTCAATTTGCGATCGCGATTCTTTCCTCAAAGATGAATGTCGCTTGATTCTTCCCGGTGAAATTGCCACTATTAACTACGATCACCCTTACTACAGCCAACTCTCAGGCGCACCGTATCAATATAAGGAAATGTTGGGTTGCTTGTGGCGGGAAAGCGTTCTTGCTTACACTGAACCAGAGGAACAACCGATTACTTTAGCCTCTCTATTACACATTGATGGTAACGGTAAACCCTTTGTTTCTCAACTCGTGGAGCATTCTGGACTAAGTTTGAATGAGTGGCTATCAAAATTATTCAGCACAATTTTACCCCCACTCCTTCACTATCTCTACCGTTACGGTGTGGTGTTCTCTCCTCACGGTGAAAATACAATTTTGGTGCTGAAAGATTATGTACCCCATCGCTTGGCGATGAAGGATTTTGTCGATGATGTCAATATCAGTCGTCATCCCTTACCAGAATTGGAGAATTTAACGCCACCGCTAAAAGCCATCTTGTTGAGTGAACCACCAGAAGGATTATGCCAATTTATCTTTGCTGGTTTATTTATCTGTCACCATCGTTACCTGTCTGATTTATTGGCAGACTACCACAACTACCCAGAACATACCTTTTGGACAAAGGTGAGAGAGACAATCTTAAATTATCAAAGTCGTTTCCCCGAAATGCAGGACAGATTTGAGTTATTTAACCTGCTTGCACCCCAATTTACCAAGCTGTGCTTAAACCGCAATCGCTTAATTACCTATGGTTACGCTGATGATGGCGATCGCCCCCATGCCGCAGCTTTTGGTAAAGTAAATAATGCTTTACATACTGTAGCCCAGATGATAACAACTCAATTAGCGTAG
- a CDS encoding pyridoxal phosphate-dependent decarboxylase family protein: protein MVVISQRSKFCFVEDEGLFREAIATSVELLIDCFMNQEKPYSGRSPQQLTRTIAEISVCPEDGVDLHQVLAEVGENIIKHSVVVTHPTCIAHLHCPPLLPALAAEVLISGTNQSLDSWDQSPAATVLEQQVVDWLCASFGYNTDGDGIFTSGGTQSNFMGLLLARDAYAHHQLNWSVQQQGLPPQAKSFRILCSQAAHFTISQAASLLGLGQQAVVMVETDADYRLCPTAVERKLAELQHQDLLPIALVATVGTTDFGSIDPLPELAACAEKYGLWLHVDAAFGGALVMSDRHQDKLDGIALADSITVDFHKLFYQPISCGAFLVKQRQNFDLIKLHADYLNPETNKTASIPDLVTKSVQTTKRFDGLKLFVSLRTLGRKQFAQMIDTTIELAKETASLIKANPVLELANHPTINAVVFRYVPQHTPAHLDSTTWANQINSHIRMSLLQQGIAVIAQTKIGQLIYLKFTLLNPRTAIADIQEVLNAITTIGEKYLFHSEEKEVS from the coding sequence ATGGTTGTTATCTCACAAAGAAGCAAGTTTTGTTTTGTTGAGGATGAGGGGTTGTTTCGAGAGGCGATCGCAACTTCTGTGGAGTTGTTGATTGATTGCTTTATGAATCAAGAAAAACCTTACAGTGGTAGGAGTCCGCAGCAATTAACTAGAACTATTGCAGAGATTTCTGTGTGTCCTGAAGATGGTGTGGATTTGCATCAGGTTTTGGCGGAGGTGGGGGAGAATATCATCAAACATTCTGTGGTGGTGACTCATCCTACTTGTATTGCACACCTGCATTGTCCGCCACTATTACCAGCTTTGGCGGCTGAGGTGTTGATTAGTGGGACTAATCAATCTCTGGACTCTTGGGATCAAAGTCCGGCTGCAACTGTGTTGGAACAGCAGGTAGTAGATTGGTTGTGTGCAAGTTTCGGTTATAATACTGATGGTGATGGTATATTTACCAGTGGTGGCACGCAATCGAATTTTATGGGGTTGCTGCTGGCGCGAGATGCTTATGCACATCATCAGTTAAACTGGTCTGTGCAGCAACAAGGATTACCGCCACAAGCCAAAAGTTTTCGTATCCTCTGTTCTCAAGCGGCGCATTTTACTATTAGCCAAGCTGCTTCCTTATTAGGTTTGGGACAGCAAGCGGTGGTGATGGTAGAAACTGACGCTGATTATCGCCTATGTCCTACGGCGGTGGAACGGAAGTTAGCAGAATTGCAACACCAAGATTTATTACCTATTGCCCTAGTTGCTACTGTCGGGACTACAGATTTTGGTAGTATTGACCCATTACCAGAATTAGCCGCCTGTGCTGAAAAATATGGGTTGTGGCTACATGTGGATGCGGCTTTTGGTGGCGCGTTGGTGATGAGCGATCGCCATCAAGATAAACTAGATGGTATTGCCTTGGCTGACTCAATTACAGTCGATTTCCATAAACTGTTTTACCAGCCAATCAGTTGTGGTGCTTTCCTAGTTAAACAGCGTCAAAACTTTGATTTAATCAAACTACACGCCGACTATCTCAACCCTGAAACCAACAAAACTGCAAGTATTCCCGATTTAGTCACCAAATCAGTGCAGACAACTAAGCGATTTGATGGGCTTAAATTGTTTGTTTCTCTCCGCACTCTAGGGAGAAAACAGTTTGCACAGATGATTGATACCACGATTGAACTAGCCAAGGAAACCGCCAGTTTAATCAAAGCTAACCCTGTGTTGGAATTAGCAAATCACCCCACAATTAACGCTGTTGTGTTTCGCTATGTACCCCAACATACACCAGCACATCTAGATAGTACAACTTGGGCAAATCAAATCAATAGCCATATCCGTATGAGCTTACTACAACAAGGGATTGCAGTTATCGCACAGACCAAAATTGGTCAACTCATCTACCTAAAATTTACCTTACTTAATCCCCGAACTGCGATCGCGGATATTCAAGAAGTTCTCAACGCTATTACGACAATTGGTGAAAAGTATTTATTTCACTCAGAGGAAAAAGAGGTTAGTTAA
- a CDS encoding IucA/IucC family protein, producing MTPDTIAKPTTTVLAQHRTDKQIAEQATIHSFLNCYLRETNTGEIITTATKDQDILEVCQRTNTNSLICCQLKHQHLRLLIGLRYYSPTGRHLFAFPIYYQPGTGSLLELDYVTLATLITKELALGSGSNSHQDELILRVIQSCNSIENFVQHRRQDTEQLYTFQSNFITTEQALVFGHHLHPTPKSRQGFADHELPIYSPEIKGSFSLYYFRVHQSIVLEGSRLSQTATAIIKYELIADSYVDNQFKNDYCGEDDYSLLPIHPWQASYLLQQPQIQQLIQQGTIQDLGLIGRAYQPTSSIRTVYHPEAVFMLKLSLNVKITNSVRTNLYKELERSLEVHQILAGEIGQQLYQRFPDFQIITDPAYITVKIDGVAVDGFSTILRDNPFFNNPYTDATCLVALCQDSISGDGSRLAQIIQQLAQQEKCSTNAVSVDWFKRYLRIYLEPILWLYFTYGIGLEAHQQNTVLQLKDGYPEKLFYRDNQGYYYRRSCHVLLDNILPGISQNSETICDDDVIDERLTYYLFFNNLFGLINAFGVAGLVDEELLLEEVRNTISKYSEHSLIKNLVSQPQLRCKANLLTRFHNMDELVGSVATQSVYVAVDNPLYRLI from the coding sequence ATGACACCAGATACAATTGCCAAACCTACAACAACGGTTCTGGCGCAACATCGTACTGACAAACAAATAGCAGAACAAGCAACCATCCACAGCTTCTTGAATTGCTACCTACGGGAAACCAACACAGGCGAAATCATCACCACCGCTACAAAAGACCAAGATATTTTAGAAGTCTGTCAACGTACAAATACAAACTCGCTCATCTGTTGTCAGTTAAAGCATCAACATCTGAGGTTATTAATTGGTTTACGATATTACTCGCCTACAGGTAGACATTTATTCGCTTTTCCTATTTATTACCAACCAGGTACGGGTAGTCTACTAGAGTTAGATTACGTTACCTTAGCCACATTAATCACGAAAGAATTAGCTTTAGGAAGTGGTAGTAATAGCCATCAAGATGAACTAATTTTGCGAGTCATTCAAAGCTGCAATTCCATCGAAAACTTTGTTCAACATAGGCGACAAGATACAGAACAACTATATACTTTTCAAAGTAACTTTATTACAACCGAACAAGCCTTAGTTTTTGGACATCATTTACATCCCACACCCAAAAGTCGCCAAGGTTTTGCTGACCATGAATTGCCAATCTATTCGCCAGAAATAAAAGGCAGTTTTTCCCTATATTACTTTCGTGTTCATCAATCAATAGTACTAGAAGGTTCGCGCCTATCACAAACAGCAACAGCAATAATTAAATATGAGTTAATTGCCGACTCTTATGTTGACAATCAGTTCAAAAATGATTACTGTGGTGAAGATGATTATTCATTGTTACCCATACATCCCTGGCAAGCAAGCTATCTACTTCAGCAGCCACAAATTCAACAATTAATTCAACAAGGAACCATACAAGATTTAGGTTTGATTGGACGAGCTTATCAACCTACATCTTCAATTCGTACCGTCTATCATCCAGAGGCGGTATTTATGTTGAAGTTATCGCTAAATGTGAAAATTACTAACTCTGTTCGGACTAATTTATATAAGGAATTAGAACGGAGTTTAGAAGTACATCAAATTCTAGCAGGTGAAATTGGTCAACAACTATATCAGCGTTTCCCTGATTTTCAAATCATTACCGATCCTGCTTATATCACTGTAAAAATTGATGGTGTTGCTGTTGATGGTTTCTCGACAATTCTTAGAGACAATCCATTTTTCAATAATCCATATACAGATGCGACTTGTTTAGTAGCTTTGTGTCAGGACTCAATTTCAGGTGATGGCTCACGGTTAGCACAGATTATTCAGCAACTAGCACAACAAGAAAAATGTTCCACTAATGCAGTAAGTGTAGATTGGTTTAAACGTTATCTTCGTATTTATTTAGAACCAATTCTCTGGTTATATTTCACCTACGGTATAGGGTTGGAAGCGCATCAACAAAATACGGTGTTGCAGTTAAAAGATGGATATCCTGAGAAATTATTCTACCGGGATAATCAAGGATATTACTATCGTCGTTCTTGTCATGTGTTGTTAGATAATATTCTGCCGGGTATTAGTCAAAACAGTGAGACGATTTGTGATGATGATGTGATTGATGAACGGCTGACTTACTATTTGTTCTTTAACAACTTGTTCGGGTTGATTAATGCTTTTGGTGTGGCTGGACTGGTAGATGAGGAATTACTGCTGGAGGAAGTACGCAACACTATCAGCAAGTATTCAGAACATTCGTTAATTAAAAACTTAGTTTCTCAACCTCAACTGCGTTGTAAAGCTAATCTTCTTACTCGTTTTCACAATATGGATGAGCTTGTGGGTTCTGTAGCTACGCAGTCTGTTTATGTTGCTGTTGATAATCCTTTGTATAGGTTGATATAA
- a CDS encoding MFS transporter translates to MKHRLPLISMALFLCVFLSIFNEVLLSPFYPQFFRKVFGVSDLAYTGYYIFICRLTVVLAAPVWGMLSRRFEVKHLLYAGQLGTAVMTALMGTSTSAEQFLTYTILLLLCKSSYLLVYPLIIQLGGEEKRAAIAGTYQAVFHGAIIIATIIGAWMVNIDTPLILFYGIAAADIVQLAICAYMLRGVSTQRDEQQAENQLASANQLGSVLTIGIVILTFQLANNLVRPYFTEYVTAAPLNVNLLTSSLLFLIPSVMAIAALPYIRQACRPERLNTIYLGGLSLLIISLGLQGIPLNLPLLILARIVYGFFLAVTQATLELQLFNRSTAKHLHFNYSLVTAFANIGHLGAPLLASWLVNTQNLASPFIAATIICCLNLLFFRYVPKAGGRRQEAKSVS, encoded by the coding sequence ATGAAGCATCGGCTACCCCTCATCTCAATGGCACTATTTTTATGTGTGTTCTTAAGTATTTTCAATGAGGTATTACTGTCACCTTTTTATCCACAGTTTTTTCGTAAAGTTTTCGGTGTGAGTGATTTAGCCTACACGGGTTACTACATATTTATTTGTCGGTTAACTGTGGTACTGGCTGCGCCTGTGTGGGGTATGTTATCACGGCGCTTTGAAGTCAAACACTTACTATATGCTGGTCAATTGGGTACGGCTGTGATGACTGCCTTAATGGGTACAAGCACTAGTGCAGAGCAGTTTTTAACATATACAATATTGCTCCTGCTGTGCAAAAGCAGCTATCTGTTAGTGTATCCCTTAATTATCCAACTGGGTGGGGAAGAAAAACGAGCTGCGATCGCCGGCACATATCAAGCTGTGTTTCATGGTGCAATTATCATCGCCACTATCATTGGTGCGTGGATGGTCAACATAGACACACCTCTAATTTTATTCTACGGTATTGCCGCAGCCGATATTGTACAACTTGCCATCTGTGCTTATATGCTGCGTGGTGTATCTACCCAACGCGATGAACAACAAGCAGAGAATCAACTAGCATCAGCCAACCAACTAGGTTCTGTCCTTACCATCGGTATAGTCATCCTCACCTTTCAACTGGCGAATAACTTAGTCCGTCCCTACTTTACAGAGTATGTTACTGCTGCACCATTAAACGTCAACCTGCTCACCAGCAGTTTGTTATTTCTGATACCTAGTGTAATGGCGATCGCTGCCTTACCTTATATCCGTCAAGCCTGTCGTCCCGAACGTCTCAACACCATCTACTTAGGAGGTTTGAGCCTGTTAATCATCAGCTTAGGCTTACAAGGTATTCCCCTCAACCTCCCCTTACTCATCTTGGCGCGGATAGTTTACGGCTTCTTCCTCGCCGTTACTCAAGCCACCTTAGAACTGCAACTATTCAACCGAAGTACAGCCAAACACCTCCACTTCAACTACAGCCTAGTTACCGCCTTTGCCAACATCGGACATCTAGGCGCACCCCTCCTCGCCTCTTGGCTAGTCAACACCCAAAACCTAGCATCCCCTTTCATCGCTGCCACAATCATTTGCTGCTTAAACCTTCTATTCTTTCGCTATGTGCCGAAGGCAGGAGGTAGGAGGCAGGAGGCAAAAAGTGTTTCTTAA